A region of Leishmania infantum JPCM5 genome chromosome 31 DNA encodes the following proteins:
- the CYP5 gene encoding putative cyclophilin 5, producing MALRFSCALVAGSAVHSYLASSSANAAPASKPYLTPYTTNSRNSRVFFDVAEQGGSSFFGMATQEPIGRIEFELFDDTVPVTARSFRELCRGTSSTSPDGKPLTYKGCAFHRIIPDFMIQGGDITKGNGTGGCSIYGTRFKDESFDGKAGKHKGPGILSMANAGRNTNGSQFFICTIACPWLDGKHVVFGQVLHGYEHVKKLESYGTPHGKPSKTVLISDCGVVKEMEL from the coding sequence ATGGCGCTTCGATTCTCGTGCGCTCTCGTGGCAGGCAGTGCGGTGCACTCGtacctcgcctcctccagcgcaaACGCGGCCCCAGCGAGCAAGCCATACCTGACACCGTACACCACCAACTCGCGCAACAGTCGAGTCTTCTTTGACGTGGCGGAGCAGGGCGGGTCCTCTTTTTTCGGCATGGCAACCCAGGAGCCGATTGGGCGGATCGAGTTTGAGTTGTTTGACGACACCGTCCCCGTCACGGCGAGGAGCTTTCGCGAGCTGTGCCGGGGAACTAGCAGCACGTCCCCAGATGGCAAGCCGCTCACCTACAAGGGCTGCGCCTTTCACCGCATCATCCCAGACTTTATGATTCAGGGTGGCGACATCACGAAGGGcaacggcaccggcggctgcTCCATCTACGGCACGCGCTTCAAGGACGAGTCCTTCGACGGCAAGGCCGGCAAGCACAAGGGCCCCGGTATTCTCTCCATGGCCAACGCCGGTCGCAACACCAACGGCTCGCAATTCTTCATTTGCACCATAGCGTGCCCGTGGCTGGATGGGAAGCACGTCGTCTTTGGTCAGGTCCTCCACGGCTACGAGCATGTGAAGAAACTGGAGAGCTACGGCACGCCGCACGGTAAGCCCAGCAAGACTGTGCTCATCAGCGACTGTGGTGTGGTGAAGGAGATGGAGCTCTAG
- a CDS encoding helicase-like protein, with protein sequence MLSRSSCRLQTIGFYVAQHPWLKAAGFVKIGYSTCLETRLEMASFTTCFTPEWHYVSVFECQTSKEALLLEQSVLFCLSAKRVEHRELIRLSEDEVTETAAVLARKLRLSVVQRMRPHYGGTLDAASSADPRQRPRRHTFTGLKATVADEDPDAAPPSPAMVSTTIAPYREVLDGVKAGMHTPHSSLHEDVYPAVSKGEEDEEGLCSGDFSFLSTWIDHNDYSLDVLRPYQQEAVARLMAELRERKKAVCQMACRCGKTPVAYHIIQRTLQEGSSGRVLYLVPGLSLLRQTVRKLVAYGLQDTPLLLIGSDPLPVVLSGNKCQSMTTNPDVIRETILGNPKVVVVSTYHSSPLLKELNIFQLTVFDECHRVCGSAADTAFNTVLKLPLHGQRLFLTATPTYDTPIKMSDTGYFGGIAYRYYLREGINDGYVNPFSVRVVLGGTMSHMNPYLFEAMRMVDKMLVFCRDIAHALKMYEELMAETPPSDVAAFSVLIAHSRMGAAAVAHALQSFTTAKRCLLLNVRLFQEGVEIPDLNAVFFAAPRYSSRDIIQSICRPLNRMEGKPPSFVFLPAVYDRRHAADHPINLQSFSTLIPFTDALMDEDPKLFEYMIDPQKKSYDIDVVGVRSLRLTSEKLHRFVLPAIRRGVRYSTRDTDRLHRAARLPWKSIFEEMKRIVYDCNRYPKTNDAWVVGGTPVSMNMFYQYVRRGYKMYERGDPTYLQVHQLRDLESLPQWKRYGVHGPYPWKECLQTLERYLRAHKTVPPLDIHKGGYVGLDATPFERLAGCLMNVNQADSRLQVGLPPEKQADLDRLCAAYRLRWRKRRASSGAIVKNDVTMITQSYMQFKLLYENADKVPAFQRYLHLHFPGYPQKHVRMETLDNLRKGIVPPRRAQQPRQEKRVRKRKGKQAASAAAKGRTVMCRICREHVSVLKWESHLSSKAHLRAQKTLS encoded by the coding sequence ATGCTCAGCCGCTCATCATGTCGCCTCCAGACAATCGGCTTCtatgtggcgcagcacccaTGGCTGAAGGCTGCCGGGTTTGTGAAGATTGGCTACAGCACCTGCCTTGAGACGCGCCTCGAAATGGCCTCTTTCACGACGTGCTTTACACCGGAGTGGCACTATGTCTCCGTCTTCGAGTGCCAGACCAGCAAGGAGGCGCTTCTGCTCGAGCAGTCGGTGCTGTTTTGCCTGAGCGCGAAACGTGTCGAGCACCGCGAGCTGATTCGGCtcagcgaggacgaggtgacggagacagcggcggtgctcgcacGCAAGCTGCGCCTCTCCGTTGTCCAACGCATGCGTCCGCATTACGGAGGCACGCTCGACGCAGCGTCATCAGCCGAccctcggcagcggccacgtCGGCACACTTTCACCGGCTTGAAAGCCACCGTGGCGGACGAGGATCCAGACGCGGCcccgccctctcccgccATGGTCTCTACCACCATTGCGCCGTACCGTGAAGTTCTCGACGGCGTCAAGGCTGGCATGCACACGCCTCACTCGTCTCTCCACGAAGACGTCTATCCTGCGGTGAGTAAAGGCGAGGAAGATGAGGAGGGCCTCTGCAGCGGAGACTTCAGCTTTCTCTCCACCTGGATCGACCACAACGACTACTCCCTTGACGTGCTTCGGCCTTACCAACAGGAGGCCGTTGCCCGTCTCATGGCAGAGCTCCGCGAGCGCAAGAAAGCCGTGTGCCAGATGGCGTGCCGATGCGGCAAAACACCGGTGGCGTACCACATCATTCAGCGCACCCTCCAGGAGGGTAGTAGCGGGCGCGTTCTCTACCTCGTCCCTGGGCTTTCCCTGCTTCGGCAGACGGTGCGCAAACTCGTCGCCTACGGTCTGCAGGacacgccgctgctcctcatcGGCTCCGACCCACTCCCGGTGGTGCTAAGCGGGAACAAGTGTCAGTCCATGACGACGAACCCCGACGTCATTCGAGAAACCATCCTGGGCAATCCCAAAGTGGTTGTCGTCTCCACGTACCActcatcgccgctgctcaaGGAGCTAAACATCTTTCAGCTCACCGTTTTCGACGAGTGCCACcgcgtgtgcggcagcgcagccgatACGGCGTTCAACACCGTGCTGAAGCTCCCACTGCATGGTCAGCGCCTCTTCCTCACGGCCACCCCCACGTACGACACACCCATCAAAATGAGTGACACCGGCTACTTTGGCGGCATCGCCTACCGCTACTACCTTCGTGAGGGCATCAACGATGGCTACGTGAACCCCTTCTCCGTGCGCGTCGTGCTGGGCGGCACGATGTCGCACATGAATCCATACCTGTTCGAGGCGATGCGCATGGTGGACAAGATGCTCGTCTTTTGCCGCGACATCGCCCACGCTCTCAAGATGTACGAGGAGCTAATGGCGGAGACACCCCCCAGCGACGTTGCGGCCTTCTCGGTGCTCATCGCGCACTCGCGCAtgggcgccgcggccgtggccCATGCCCTACAGTCCTTCACAACGGCGAAGCGGTGCCTTCTGCTGAATGTGCGCCTTTTccaggagggggtggagatACCGGACCTCAACGCCGTCTTTTTCGCCGCGCCGCGATACAGCTCGCGCGACATCATCCAGAGCATTTGCCGGCCGCTGAACAGGATGGAGGGCAAACCGCCGTCGTTCGTCTTTCTGCCAGCCGTCTATGACCGCAGACACGCCGCGGATCACCCCATCAATCTGCAGAGCTTCTCCACTCTCATCCCTTTCACGGATGCTCTCATGGACGAGGACCCGAAATTGTTTGAGTACATGATCGACCCTCAGAAGAAATCGTACGACATCGACGTTGTCGGCGTTCGCTCGCTCAGGCTGACGTCGGAGAAGCTCCACCGATTTGTTCTGCCAGCTATTCGACGTGGTGTGCGCTACTCCACTCGCGACACcgaccgcctccaccgcgccgCGCGGCTCCCGTGGAAGAGCATCTTTGAGGAGATGAAGCGCATCGTGTACGACTGCAACCGCTACCCCAAGACGAACGACGCCTGGGTGGTCGGTGGTACGCCAGTGTCGATGAACATGTTCTACCAGTACGTGCGCCGCGGCTACAAGATGTACGAGCGCGGTGACCCCACCTACCTCCAGGTTCACCAGCTGCGCGACCTGGAGAGCCTGCCGCAATGGAAGCGCTACGGCGTGCACGGGCCGTACCCGTGGAAGGAGTGCCTTCAGACGCTGGAACGCTACCTCCGCGCACACaagacggtgccgccgctcgacATACACAAGGGCGGCTACGTCGGCCTCGACGCGACACCGTTTGAGCGGCTGGCGGGGTGTCTCATGAACGTCAACCAGGCGGACAGCCGACTCCAAGTCGGGCTGCCACCAGAGAAGCAGGCGGACTTGGACCGCCTCTGTGCGGCGTaccggctgcggtggcgcaagcggcgcgcctcctccgggGCCATTGTAAAGAACGACGTGACAATGATCACACAGTCCTACATGCAGTTCAAGCTGCTGTACGAGAACGCGGACAAGGTGCCAGCGTTTCAAAGGTACCTCCACCTGCACTTCCCCGGATACCCGCAGAAGCACGTGCGAATGGAAACGCTCGACAACCTGCGCAAGGGCATTGTGCCCCCGCGTCGAGCCCAGCAGCCCCGACAGGAGAAGAGGGTGAGAAAGCGGAAGGGCAAGCaggccgccagcgcggctgcgaagGGCCGCACTGTTATGTGTCGCATCTGCCGAGAGCACGTTTCTGTTTTGAAGTGGGAGTCGCACCTCTCCAGCAAAGCACACCTCCGCGCGCAGAAGACGCTGTCGTGA
- a CDS encoding metallo-peptidase, Clan MK, Family M67: MKRTLSLGIEGSANKIGVGVVDQSGTVLSNVRETYITPPGTGFLPRETAIHHSQHVLQVVQRAMHDAAVTPAAIDIISYTKGPGMGAPLTVGCTVAKTLSLLWGKPLVGVNHCVGHIEMGRVVTKSENPVVLYVSGGNTQVIAYADHRYRIFGETIDIAVGNCLDRVARLLDISNDPAPGYNIEQKAKKGKCYIRLPYTVKGMDMSFTGILSYIEQLVHHPQFTDPGVCEVSKKRRKAAPSLASTPVPPGETFNTDDICFSLQETIFAMLVEVTERAMSQIKASDVLIVGGVGCNKRLQEMMQLMAAERGGRCFDMDQRYCIDNGCMIAYAGLLQYLSGSFTTMAEATITQRFRTDEVYVAWRD; this comes from the coding sequence ATGAAGCGCACACTGTCCCTCGGGATCGAGGGAAGCGCCAATAAGATCGGTGTGGGGGTGGTGGACCAGAGCGGTACGGTGCTCTCTAACGTACGCGAAACCTACATCACCCCACCTGGGACCGGGTTCCTGCCGCGCGAGACGGCCATTCATCACTCCCAGCACGTGCTGCAAGTCGTACAGCGAGCCATGCACGATGCCGCGGTGACTCCGGCCGCCATCGATATCATCTCGTACACCAAGGGCCCTGGCATGGGCGCGCCGCTCACTGTCGGCTGCACCGTGGCCAAAACACTGTCCCTCCTGTGGGGGAAGCCGCTGGTGGGTGTCAACCACTGCGTCGGGCACATTGAGATGGGCCGCGTCGTCACGAAGAGCGAAAACCCTGTGGTGCTGTACGTCAGCGGGGGCAACACGCAAGTCATCGCCTACGCTGATCACCGCTACCGCATTTTCGGTGAGACGATCGACATTGCCGTGGGCAACTGCCTGGACCGTGTtgcccgcctcctcgacaTCTCAAACGACCCGGCACCGGGCTACAATATTGAACAGAAGGCCAAGAAGGGCAAGTGCTACATCCGCTTGCCCTACACGGTGAAGGGAATGGACATGTCATTCACCGGCATCCTCTCCTACATCGAACAGCTTGTGCACCACCCTCAATTCACTGACCCGGGTGTTTGCGAGGTGTCCAAAAAGCGGCGCAAGGCGGCACCGTCCCTGGCGAgcacgccggtgccgcccgGCGAGACCTTCAACACGGACGACATCTGCTTCTCCCTGCAGGAGACGATCTTCGCCATGCTAGTCGAAGTGACGGAGCGCGCCATGTCGCAAATCAAAGCATCTGACGTGCTCATTGTCGGCGGGGTGGGCTGCAACAAGCGCCTGCAGGAGATGATGCAGCTGATGGCGGCAGAGCGTGGGGGTCGCTGCTTCGACATGGATCAGCGATACTGCATCGACAATGGCTGCATGATCGCGTACGCCGGGCTGCTCCAGTATCTGAGTGGGTCCTTCACGACCATGGCAGAGGCGACTATCACGCAGCGCTTTCGCACCGATGAAGTTTACGTCGCGTGGCGCGATTGA
- a CDS encoding putative FG-GAP repeat protein — protein sequence MIAPFSLALCALFFIAVSRAQDVEQLVPNSTSQCYPSIDLGWSAHVGSSVYATPRIVDLAHDGHKEVLIPTFSQFLEALDGPTGEDIPGFPFMHPRMKTYASPLPVDLNGDGQVDWLVALYTGELVVFGQDGKVQGYLQVPPLAMKRNWVKDNLPPQQAATVRPGTPLKTGTVLEDILKARRMDDLTLTSTEVLDQRRRSSIAQRHHAPTAAAVKSVEYDTHPKGAELRATEDKPDQWNGDDALDIDDDEMELPWEKAEVEVGPNSHLSPEARASLDLLFHPELYQTAKRATSADEATFEGRNLRQATSIAFGEDEIKVDAHILSTPVVTDVDQNGDLDVILHVSYFFGEDVIAEQPERFAGGVDPHDFVATAVVCLNLVTGETRWARLLHASTKNSTNAAYALSTPLVINADEDRSMEVFVSTSLGFVFGFTADGNTLDGWPVLLGPLSASPTAEDITGDGTLDICIGDTEGKVRCYNASGSVTLEKDVIGGVADRLTFGDVDGDGVVDIVFGTTSGLIYALRGTDGAVLPSFPIVTGGSIVAPALLLNLNGMLYSNDLDIVVPSHNGRVYLLRGSSGCVQTIDIDEKSSSMVLADDVLGNGQMDLVVTTIKGGVYVFQTSTPYTAMNAWPSKTKGVNGFSASGNYIGIAISPNFRTFRDIQGDTFNVEFTIYDSRPVSPKRSYTVEITVGTRIRLYRERFHKPGTHIVKVRAPLERMYSSLNVALTLPNGQSFTDSISLSFNMHFMAAIKYTLIVPFLAVSAALMLVHKRHEIIEPEAVQYLF from the coding sequence ATGATcgcgcccttctctctcgcgctgTGCGCGCTGTTCTTCATCGCGGTGTCCAGGGCCCAGGATGTAGAGCAGCTCGTCCCAAACAGTACGAGTCAGTGCTACCCTAGCATAGATCTCGGCTGGTCAGCGCATGTGGGCAGCAGTGTATACGCCACGCCGCGCATCGTGGATTTGGCGCACGACGGCCACAAGGAAGTGCTCATCCCCACCTTCTCCCAGTTCCTGGAGGCACTGGACGGCCCCACCGGGGAAGACATCCCGGGCTTTCCGTTCATGCATCCCCGCATGAAAACGTACGCGAGCCCGCTTCCCGTCGACCTCAACGGCGATGGTCAGGTTGACTGGCTGGTTGCACTGTACACCGGGGAGCTCGTCGTATTCGGCCAGGATGGCAAGGTTCAGGGCTACCTGCAGGTGCCTCCGCTGGCCATGAAGAGGAACTGGGTGAAGGACAACCTGCCACCTCAGCAAGCGGCCACCGTGCGCCCCGGCACACCGCTGAAAACTGGAACCGTTCTCGAGGACATCTTGAAAGCGCGCCGCATGGACGACCTGACACTCACCTCCACGGAGGTACTGGAtcagcggcgtcgcagtTCCATCGCTCAACGACACCACGccccgacggcggcggctgtgaaAAGCGTTGAATATGACACTCATCCAAAGGGCGCGGAGTTGCGCGCGACCGAGGACAAGCCGGACCAGTGGAACGGCGATGACGCATTGGACATTGATGACGACGAGATGGAGCTGCCAtgggagaaggcggaggtggaggtgggaCCAAATAGCCACCTCAGTCCGgaggcgcgcgcctctctcgaTCTTCTCTTTCATCCAGAGCTTTACCAGACGGCGAAGCGCGCTACCAGCGCTGACGAGGCAACCTTCGAGGGCCGCAATCTGCGGCAGGCAACGAGCATCGCCTTCGGTGAGGACGAGATCAAGGTAGATGCGCACATCCTCTCCACCCCGGTCGTAACCGATGTGGACCAGAACGGCGACTTGGACGTCATTCTGCATGTCAGCTACTTCTTCGGCGAAGACGTTATCGCGGAGCAGCCGGAGCGGTTCGCCGGCGGAGTTGACCCTCACGACTTCGTCGCCACGGCGGTCGTGTGCCTTAACCTTGTCACAGGCGAAACGCGATGGGCTCGCTTGCTGCACGCCTCTACCAAGAACAGCACCAACGCCGCCTACGCCCTGAGCACCCCGCTCGTCATCAACGCCGACGAGGACCGCTCCATGGAGGTGTTTGTCAGCACCTCTCTCGGCTTCGTGTTTGGCTTCACCGCGGATGGGAACACCTTGGATGGGtggccggtgctgctcggGCCCCTCTCCGCTAGCCCTACAGCGGAGGACATCACAGGCGACGGCACCCTTGACATCTGCATCGGTGACACGGAGGGCAAGGTGCGGTGCTACAATGCCTCTGGCTCTGTCACGTTGGAGAAAGACGtcatcggcggcgtggcCGACCGTCTCACCTtcggcgacgtcgacggcgatggcgtcgtGGACATCGTCTTTGGCACCACCTCAGGTCTCATCTACGCCCTgcgcggcaccgacggcgcggtGCTCCCGTCCTTCCCGATTGTGACAGGCGGTTCTATTgtggcaccggcgctgctgctgaacctCAACGGCATGCTGTATAGCAACGACCTCGATATCGTAGTGCCGTCGCACAACGGCCGCGTGTACCTTCTGCGCGGCTCCTCCGGCTGTGTCCAGACGATCGACATCGACGAGAAGTCCTCGTCCATGGTGCTTGCGGACGACGTCCTGGGCAACGGGCAGATGGATCTCGTCGTGACCACCATCAAAGGTGGCGTCTATGTTTTCCAGACGTCCACACCGTACACCGCCATGAACGCCTGGCCCAGCAAAACCAAGGGGGTCAATGGCTTCAGTGCTAGTGGGAACTACATCGGCATCGCCATATCGCCCAACTTCCGCACCTTCCGCGACATTCAAGGCGACACGTTCAACGTTGAGTTCACCATCTACGACTCCCGACCGGTCTCTCCCAAACGCAGCTACACCGTCGAGATCACCGTCGGCACCCGCATCCGCCTCTACCGTGAGCGCTTCCACAAACCAGGCACGCACATTGTGAAGGTGCGTGCACCGCTGGAGAGGATGTACTCGTCATTGAACGTGGCCCTCACGCTACCGAACGGGCAGTCCTTCACGGACTCCATCTCCCTCAGCTTCAATATGCACTTTATGGCGGCCATCAAGTACACACTCATTGTGCCCTTCTTGGCCGTGTCAGCAGCGCTCATGCTCGTGCACAAGCGTCATGAAATCATCGAGCCAGAAGCGGTGCAGTACCTCTTTTAG
- a CDS encoding putative cysteine peptidase, Clan CA, family C19, protein MAEIKVKWGKENLTMEVDLGSTVGAFKEALKAKTGVPVEKQKLMGLKPSMNKDDATLSAAGLVTGKTVMLIGSAESTAAVPTVQAAVVEANETGGYTATATTSNGLKNIANTCYLNSALQMMRSIPEIREVLEAYRGDNALLQQLAAVLQLLESTKDAVMPLQFWTTLVQTNPTFGERNEHGGFMQQDSQEVLNMLLQAVNSVLPEKYAHLFEGKLHQTLTCVDDPADKGKESDVPFTMLSCNITGEVQTLEAGLEHAFDERFTAPCEALQKDVAQFTRVSKLTEAPEYVFVHMVRFSWRGDIQKKAKILKPITFPFILDTTIISTEALKAAQKPVREGIRERRDKELERRRRPRTEEKPSPVDKPQEEEKVPLALKNESGYYDLCGVISHKGRSADGGHYVYWGKKADKWLVYDDEHVAAVSEEDVKRLRGVGEAHIAYVLLYRSRDPVTRTPVIPL, encoded by the coding sequence ATGGCCGAAATCAAAGTCAAGTGGGGTAAGGAGAACCTCACGATGGAGGTGGACCTGGGAAGTACGGTGGGTGCCTTCAAGGAGGCCCTCAAAGCCAAGACCGGGGTGCCAGTGGAGAAGCAGAAGCTCATGGGCCTAAAGCCCTCCATGAACAAGGATGACGCTAcgctcagcgccgccggcctcGTGACAGGCAAGACGGTGATGCTGATTGGGTCAGCGGAGAgcactgcagcggtgcccaCGGTGCAAGCGGCTGTTGTAGAAGCAAATGAGACAGGTGGCTACACCGCGACTGCGACAACCTCAAATGGCTTAAAGAATATTGCCAACACGTGCTACCTGAACTCGGCTCTGCAGATGATGCGGAGTATTCCGGAGATTCGGGAAGTGCTCGAGGCGTACCGCGGCGACAACGcacttctgcagcagctcgctgccgtgctgcagtTGCTGGAGAGCACCAAGGATGCTGTGATGCCGCTACAGTTCTGGACGACGCTCGTGCAGACAAATCCAACGTTTGGTGAGCGCAACGAGCACGGCGGCTTCATGCAGCAGGACTcgcaggaggtgctgaacATGCTGCTCCAGGCCGTAAACTCCGTGCTGCCCGAGAAGTACGCGCACCTCTTCGAAGGCAAGCTGCACCAGACCCTCACCTGCGTCGACGACCCGGCTGACAAGGGCAAGGAGTCCGACGTGCCCTTCACGATGCTCTCCTGCAATATCACTGGAGAGGTGCAGACGCTCGAGGCGGGGCTCGAGCACGCCTTCGACGAGCGCTTCACCGCACCTTGCGAGGCCCTGCAGAAAGACGTCGCCCAGTTCACTCGCGTTAGCAAACTGACCGAAGCACCGGAATATGTCTTTGTGCACATGGTGCGCTTCTCCTGGCGCGGCGACATTCAAAAGAAGGCTAAGATCCTCAAGCCTATCACGTTCCCCTTCATTCTCGACACCACCATCATCTCCACCGAAGCGCTCAAGGCGGCACAGAAGCCGGTGCGCGAGGGTATCCGCGAGCGGCGCGacaaggagctggagcggcgccgccgcccccgcacAGAGGAGAAGCCGTCGCCAGTGGACAAaccgcaggaggaggagaaggtgccCCTGGCCCTCAAGAATGAGAGCGGCTACTATGACCTGTGCGGCGTCATCTCGCACAAGGGCCGCAGCGCGGACGGCGGCCACTACGTCTACTGGGGTAAGAAAGCAGACAAGTGGCTCGTCTACGACGACGAGCACGTGGCGGCCGTCTCGGAGGAGGACGtgaagcggctgcgtggTGTCGGAGAAGCTCACATCGCCTACGTCCTGCTGTATCGCAGTCGCGACCCCGTCACACGAACTCCGGTTATTCCACTTTAG